A region from the Streptosporangium sp. NBC_01756 genome encodes:
- a CDS encoding HelD family protein, with amino-acid sequence MSQQPVKGPEYPITINDNGATATRQLELAKEQEYVSGLYARLDLLRERTQRQLDGVLAQGGGGGTHQNRSERDTFAGMYAERLGRLWAVENGLCFGRLDNADHTSLYIGRIGLADDEQRRLLIDWRAPVAQPFYGATPAASMGVTRRRHLQTKGRKVIGVDDDLLDLDNLTDDDVATLNGEAALLASIAAKRTGRMRDIVATIQSEQDRIIRSDLGGVLVVQGGPGTGKTVVALHRAAYLLYTHRDKLARRGVLILGPNLTFLRYIEQVLPSLGETDVLLSTVAELYPGVTATVRERSEVAELKGDARMAEVVARAVRERQRVPRQPVDIRLDRYTLRLDGRVLDAARARAIRSRKPHNEARGIFVRHLLNALARQAARQLGKGMIDDDELADIREDLRTERPVKAALNRLWPYTTPQQLLIGLFTSRERLDYAAGEFGAAERELLLREPPRQGQDWWAESDVPLLDEAAELLGDIDPAVLRAGAWIAEEEQAARRAAALDERQHQLTYAKEVLEMTGLSDIMDAEKFASRHLGDDVYLTTAERAAADRTWAFGHVIVDEAQELSAMDWRMVMRRVPTRSMTIVGDLAQTGSSAGAHSWGRVLDPYVSGRWREEHLSVNYRTPAELMAVAADVLKLVGPDLVAPTSVRETGTGPWAASPVEALAGLVKAEVVEGGRLVVIVPESRVGEFGEIVTQAVGGAVAGPGATALDAPAAVLTATQAKGLEFDAVIVVEPELILRESPRGASDLYVAMTRATQRLGVVHTGPLPDALVRLERHSIT; translated from the coding sequence TTGTCACAACAACCAGTCAAAGGCCCGGAGTATCCCATTACTATCAACGATAATGGAGCGACGGCAACCCGTCAACTCGAGCTCGCCAAGGAGCAGGAGTACGTCTCCGGTCTCTACGCACGGCTCGACCTGTTGCGCGAACGCACCCAGCGGCAGCTGGACGGAGTGCTGGCACAGGGCGGGGGCGGCGGCACCCACCAGAACCGCTCCGAGCGCGACACCTTCGCCGGGATGTACGCCGAACGGCTGGGCCGACTGTGGGCGGTCGAGAACGGTCTGTGCTTCGGGCGGCTCGACAACGCCGACCACACCTCGCTCTACATCGGACGCATCGGTCTCGCCGACGACGAGCAGCGGCGGCTGCTGATCGACTGGCGGGCGCCGGTGGCCCAGCCGTTCTACGGAGCCACCCCCGCCGCCTCGATGGGCGTCACCCGCCGCCGTCACCTGCAGACCAAGGGGCGCAAGGTGATCGGGGTCGACGACGACCTGCTCGACCTCGACAACCTCACCGACGACGACGTGGCCACGCTCAACGGGGAGGCGGCCCTGCTGGCCTCGATCGCGGCCAAGCGCACCGGGCGGATGCGCGACATCGTGGCCACCATCCAGTCCGAGCAGGACCGCATCATCCGTTCGGACCTGGGTGGCGTGCTGGTCGTGCAGGGCGGTCCCGGCACGGGCAAGACCGTGGTGGCCCTGCACCGGGCGGCCTACCTGCTCTACACCCACCGTGACAAGCTCGCCCGCCGGGGCGTGCTCATCCTCGGGCCCAACCTGACCTTCCTGCGCTACATCGAGCAGGTGCTGCCCTCCCTGGGCGAGACCGACGTGCTGCTGTCCACGGTCGCCGAGCTGTACCCGGGGGTCACCGCCACGGTCCGGGAACGGTCCGAGGTGGCCGAGCTCAAGGGGGACGCGCGGATGGCCGAGGTGGTGGCGAGGGCCGTACGGGAGCGGCAGCGGGTGCCGCGCCAGCCGGTCGACATCCGTCTCGACCGCTACACCCTCAGGCTCGACGGCCGCGTCCTGGACGCCGCCCGTGCACGGGCGATCCGCTCCAGGAAACCGCACAACGAGGCGCGGGGGATCTTCGTTCGGCACCTGCTCAACGCACTCGCCCGGCAGGCCGCACGCCAGCTCGGCAAGGGCATGATCGACGATGACGAGCTGGCCGACATCCGGGAGGACCTCCGTACGGAGCGGCCCGTCAAGGCCGCGCTGAACAGGCTGTGGCCCTACACCACCCCCCAGCAGCTCCTCATCGGGCTGTTCACTTCCCGGGAGCGGCTGGACTACGCCGCGGGCGAGTTCGGCGCGGCCGAGCGCGAACTGCTGCTGCGCGAGCCTCCCCGCCAGGGGCAGGACTGGTGGGCCGAGTCTGACGTTCCGCTGTTGGACGAGGCCGCCGAGCTCCTCGGCGACATCGACCCGGCGGTGCTGCGGGCCGGGGCGTGGATCGCCGAGGAGGAGCAGGCGGCCCGGCGCGCCGCCGCCCTGGACGAGCGCCAGCACCAGCTGACCTACGCCAAGGAGGTGCTGGAGATGACCGGGCTGTCGGACATCATGGACGCCGAGAAGTTCGCCTCCAGGCACCTGGGCGACGACGTCTACCTGACCACCGCCGAGCGCGCCGCCGCCGACCGCACCTGGGCCTTCGGGCACGTCATCGTGGACGAGGCGCAGGAGCTGTCGGCGATGGACTGGCGGATGGTGATGCGGCGGGTCCCGACTAGGTCGATGACGATCGTCGGCGACCTGGCGCAGACCGGTTCCTCGGCGGGGGCACATTCCTGGGGCCGGGTGCTCGACCCGTACGTGTCCGGGCGCTGGCGTGAGGAGCATCTCAGCGTCAACTACCGCACTCCGGCCGAACTGATGGCGGTCGCCGCCGACGTGCTGAAACTGGTCGGTCCCGATCTCGTCGCGCCCACCTCGGTCCGGGAGACGGGGACCGGTCCCTGGGCCGCCTCCCCGGTGGAGGCGCTGGCCGGCCTGGTCAAGGCGGAGGTCGTCGAGGGCGGACGCCTGGTCGTGATCGTACCGGAGTCCAGGGTGGGAGAGTTCGGCGAGATCGTGACCCAGGCGGTCGGCGGCGCGGTCGCGGGCCCGGGGGCCACGGCCCTGGACGCCCCGGCGGCGGTCCTGACGGCCACCCAGGCCAAGGGACTGGAGTTCGACGCGGTCATCGTGGTGGAGCCGGAGCTGATCCTGCGGGAATCCCCTCGTGGAGCGAGCGATCTTTACGTGGCGATGACCCGCGCGACGCAGCGGCTTGGCGTCGTCCATACCGGTCCGCTTCCCGATGCGCTCGTTCGACTTGAGAGACATTCGATCACATGA
- a CDS encoding Lrp/AsnC family transcriptional regulator — translation MEEIDRRIVTLLAEDGRMSFTDLARETGLSVSAVHQRVRRLEKRGVLRGYAALVDYDAIGLSLTAFVSIKPIDPAAADDAPDRLAHLSAIEACHSVAGDESYILKVRVASPIALEELLNQIRTSANVSTRTTVVLSTPYEHRAPEPAAPGAVKPDESA, via the coding sequence GTGGAGGAGATCGACCGCCGGATCGTGACGTTGCTGGCCGAGGACGGCCGGATGAGCTTCACCGACCTGGCCAGGGAGACCGGGCTGTCGGTGTCGGCGGTTCACCAGAGGGTGCGCCGGTTGGAGAAGCGTGGTGTGCTGCGGGGATACGCGGCGCTGGTGGACTATGACGCGATCGGGCTCTCGCTCACCGCCTTCGTCTCCATCAAGCCGATCGATCCCGCCGCCGCCGACGACGCCCCCGACCGGCTGGCCCACCTGAGCGCCATCGAGGCCTGCCACAGCGTGGCCGGCGACGAGAGCTACATCCTCAAGGTGCGGGTGGCCTCGCCGATCGCCCTGGAGGAGCTGCTCAACCAGATCCGCACCTCGGCCAACGTCTCGACCCGGACGACGGTCGTGCTGAGCACGCCCTACGAACACCGTGCCCCCGAGCCGGCCGCGCCGGGCGCCGTCAAACCGGACGAGTCCGCCTGA
- a CDS encoding sensor histidine kinase, whose amino-acid sequence MTTDQIRLAELRRGRWSAQTWFNVVLLAMAVLLAASAVVGAVVLQNAAQASNRLIDEISMGRIQSERLQTALVNQETGLRGFVISGKDEFLQPYEEGRRDQDLALSQTRLVAPAAGAMDELAAVERLSAQWRARYAEPMIASVRASGPETVSSEQAEESKRAFDTVRGALTDQSTAWERARDAARIGLDDARTLRDMTFFAILVAFLVTIVAVAVLLRIAVFNPLARLGEASRRVTGGDFEHHVDTGGPADLAALAGDMEAMRKRIVSELEEARASRQQIAVQAEELKRSNAELEQFAYVASHDLQEPLRKIASFCQMLQQRYASQLDDRANTYIDFAVDGAKRMQVLINELLTFSRVGRVHQEPVEMDLNDVVDRALVNLSAAVEESEAEIEVGDLPVIVGDRTQFVMLWQNLIGNSLKFRSPGRRPHVRIEAEERDGEWSMTLTDNGIGIAPNFADKIFIIFQRLHHRDAYGGTGIGLALCRKIVEQHQGKIWLDTEHTEGARFHITLPITVAPQEEAPASAEAAEETGTEAEEAAEAR is encoded by the coding sequence ATGACCACCGACCAGATACGCCTGGCCGAACTCCGGCGCGGCCGTTGGAGCGCGCAGACGTGGTTCAACGTCGTGCTGCTGGCCATGGCCGTGCTCCTGGCCGCCTCCGCGGTGGTCGGCGCCGTCGTCCTGCAGAACGCGGCGCAGGCCTCCAACCGCCTCATCGACGAGATATCGATGGGCAGGATCCAGTCGGAGCGCCTTCAGACGGCCCTGGTGAACCAGGAGACGGGGCTGCGGGGCTTCGTCATCAGCGGCAAGGATGAGTTCCTCCAGCCCTATGAGGAAGGACGGCGTGACCAGGACCTCGCGTTGTCGCAGACCCGCCTGGTGGCACCGGCCGCGGGCGCGATGGACGAACTGGCCGCGGTGGAGCGGCTGAGCGCCCAGTGGCGCGCCCGCTACGCGGAGCCGATGATCGCGTCCGTGCGCGCCTCCGGGCCGGAGACCGTCAGTTCCGAACAGGCGGAGGAGAGCAAGCGGGCCTTCGACACGGTCCGTGGCGCGCTCACCGACCAGAGCACCGCCTGGGAGCGGGCCAGGGACGCCGCACGTATCGGCCTCGACGACGCCCGCACGCTCCGGGACATGACCTTCTTCGCCATCCTCGTCGCCTTCCTGGTCACCATCGTCGCGGTGGCGGTGCTTCTGCGGATCGCGGTGTTCAACCCCCTGGCACGCCTGGGTGAGGCCTCGCGCCGGGTCACCGGCGGTGACTTCGAGCACCACGTCGACACCGGCGGGCCCGCCGACCTCGCCGCGCTGGCCGGTGACATGGAGGCGATGCGCAAGCGGATCGTCAGCGAACTGGAGGAGGCCCGCGCCTCCCGGCAGCAGATCGCCGTGCAGGCGGAGGAGCTGAAACGCTCCAACGCCGAGCTGGAGCAGTTCGCCTACGTCGCCTCCCACGACCTGCAGGAACCCCTGCGTAAGATCGCCTCCTTCTGCCAGATGCTCCAGCAGCGCTACGCCTCCCAGCTCGACGACAGGGCCAACACCTACATCGACTTCGCCGTCGACGGAGCCAAGCGCATGCAGGTGCTCATCAACGAGCTGCTCACCTTCTCCCGGGTGGGGCGCGTCCACCAGGAGCCCGTCGAGATGGACCTCAACGACGTGGTCGACAGGGCGCTGGTCAACCTCTCCGCCGCCGTGGAGGAGTCCGAGGCGGAGATCGAGGTCGGCGACCTGCCGGTGATCGTCGGCGACCGGACCCAGTTCGTGATGCTCTGGCAGAACCTGATCGGCAACTCCCTGAAGTTCCGCAGCCCCGGCCGCAGGCCGCACGTCCGGATCGAGGCCGAGGAGCGCGACGGGGAGTGGTCGATGACCCTGACCGACAACGGGATCGGCATCGCCCCCAACTTCGCCGACAAGATCTTTATCATCTTCCAGCGGCTGCATCACCGGGACGCCTACGGCGGCACCGGGATCGGCCTGGCGCTCTGCCGGAAGATCGTGGAACAGCACCAGGGGAAGATCTGGCTCGACACCGAGCACACCGAGGGAGCCCGCTTCCACATCACGCTGCCCATTACGGTCGCGCCGCAGGAGGAGGCTCCCGCGTCCGCCGAGGCAGCCGAGGAGACGGGAACGGAGGCGGAGGAGGCCGCCGAAGCCCGGTGA
- a CDS encoding dihydrolipoyl dehydrogenase family protein — MSDEFDVIVVGAGPAGENAAARAARGGLSVAVVETELAGGECSYWACIPSKALLRPVELAAEVGRVPGLTLGPIDVDAVLTRRDEAVSHLDDSNQVKWVKSIPAEFIRGYGRLRGPRQVEVTAPNGATRLLRARHAVVLATGSRPVTPPVPGLAEAAPWLSREATGVTAVPRRLAVLGGGVVACEMAQALHGLGARETTMLVRGHALLGRVEPLAGELLAASLADAGIEVRTGVQVTGVKRPEPGGPVTVHFAEGPPLEADELLVATGRRPATRDVGLDTVGLPETGPVPVDDSMRATGVADGWLYAVGDVNGRNLLTHMGKYQGRVCGDVIAARANGEPDDLPAMRAVADGYGAPQVVFTDPQVCAVGRTEAQAREEGFDVRAVEYDLGAVSGAYLRGDGYRGRAKAVVDERRRVLLGVTFVGPDVAELLHSATVAVTAEVSLDRLWHAVPSFPTVSEVWLRLLEEYGL, encoded by the coding sequence GTGTCCGACGAGTTCGACGTGATCGTGGTGGGCGCCGGTCCCGCCGGGGAGAACGCCGCGGCCCGCGCGGCCCGCGGAGGGCTGAGCGTCGCGGTGGTGGAGACGGAACTGGCCGGCGGGGAGTGCTCCTACTGGGCCTGCATCCCCAGCAAGGCCCTGCTGCGCCCGGTGGAGCTCGCCGCCGAGGTCGGCCGGGTCCCCGGCCTGACTCTGGGACCGATCGACGTCGACGCCGTGCTCACCCGGCGTGACGAGGCCGTGTCACATCTGGACGACAGCAACCAGGTGAAATGGGTCAAGAGCATTCCGGCGGAGTTCATCCGGGGATACGGGCGGCTGCGGGGCCCCCGGCAGGTCGAGGTGACCGCCCCCAACGGCGCCACCCGCCTGCTCCGTGCCCGGCACGCCGTCGTGCTGGCCACCGGCAGCCGGCCGGTGACACCGCCGGTCCCCGGCCTGGCGGAGGCCGCGCCATGGCTGAGCCGCGAGGCGACCGGCGTCACCGCCGTCCCGAGGCGGCTGGCCGTACTGGGCGGCGGCGTGGTTGCCTGCGAGATGGCCCAGGCTCTGCACGGGCTCGGCGCCCGGGAGACGACGATGCTGGTGCGCGGGCACGCGCTGCTCGGCCGGGTGGAGCCGCTCGCCGGAGAACTGCTGGCCGCCTCACTCGCCGACGCCGGCATCGAGGTCCGTACCGGCGTCCAGGTCACCGGGGTGAAGCGGCCCGAGCCGGGCGGCCCGGTGACCGTTCACTTCGCCGAGGGGCCACCGCTGGAAGCCGACGAACTGCTGGTGGCCACCGGCCGCCGGCCGGCGACCCGCGACGTCGGCCTCGACACCGTCGGCCTGCCGGAGACCGGACCGGTGCCGGTCGACGACAGCATGCGCGCGACCGGGGTCGCCGACGGCTGGCTGTACGCCGTGGGCGACGTCAACGGCCGCAACCTGCTCACCCACATGGGCAAATACCAGGGCCGGGTGTGCGGCGACGTCATCGCGGCGCGGGCCAACGGCGAGCCCGACGACCTGCCGGCGATGCGCGCCGTGGCCGACGGGTACGGCGCGCCGCAGGTGGTCTTCACCGACCCCCAGGTCTGCGCGGTCGGCCGCACCGAGGCGCAGGCCCGCGAGGAGGGCTTCGACGTCCGTGCGGTCGAGTACGACCTGGGCGCGGTGTCCGGCGCCTACCTGCGCGGCGACGGCTACCGGGGCAGGGCGAAGGCCGTCGTGGACGAGCGCAGGCGCGTCCTGCTGGGCGTGACCTTCGTCGGGCCGGACGTGGCCGAACTGCTGCACTCGGCGACGGTCGCCGTCACCGCCGAGGTGTCCCTGGACCGGCTCTGGCACGCCGTCCCGTCCTTCCCCACCGTGAGCGAGGTCTGGCTGCGACTGCTGGAGGAGTACGGGCTCTGA
- a CDS encoding ADP-ribosylglycohydrolase family protein, translating into MSSDRLARATASLHGLALGDALGSQFFVPANRQALTDRTLPPAPWQWTDDTEMACSIYRILADHGTVDQDELSASFAVRHDFDRGYGPATNRMLRMVREGGDWRTLAAELFDGKGSWGNGAAMRVAPLGAWFADDPAHAVRQAELSAQITHTHPEAVAGAVAVAAAAAIAASQPRLGPGRFLDQVLAHVPAGSVHNGIKEARHLLTIGDPRLAAGILGNGRNVSAHDTVPFTLWAAARNLDDFERAFWTTAQAGGDIDTTCAIVGGVVGARVGSGGLPPGWLRACEPMPRWAAVPGPEHPAAGPVPPPADGSDPSR; encoded by the coding sequence ATGTCATCAGATCGACTTGCCCGCGCCACCGCCTCCCTCCACGGCCTGGCCCTGGGTGACGCACTCGGCTCGCAGTTCTTCGTCCCCGCCAACCGCCAGGCCCTCACCGACCGCACGCTGCCACCCGCACCGTGGCAGTGGACCGACGACACCGAGATGGCCTGCTCGATCTACCGGATCCTGGCCGACCACGGAACCGTCGACCAGGACGAGCTCTCCGCGAGCTTCGCCGTCCGCCACGACTTCGACCGGGGGTACGGCCCGGCCACCAACCGGATGCTGCGCATGGTCCGCGAGGGCGGCGACTGGCGGACGCTGGCCGCCGAACTGTTCGACGGGAAGGGCTCGTGGGGCAACGGCGCCGCCATGCGGGTCGCGCCGCTGGGCGCCTGGTTCGCCGACGACCCGGCGCACGCCGTACGGCAGGCGGAACTGTCCGCGCAGATCACCCATACCCATCCCGAAGCCGTCGCCGGAGCGGTCGCGGTGGCCGCCGCCGCGGCGATCGCCGCATCCCAGCCCCGGCTCGGTCCGGGCCGGTTCCTCGACCAGGTGCTGGCGCACGTGCCCGCGGGTTCCGTGCACAACGGGATCAAGGAGGCGAGGCATCTGCTCACCATCGGCGACCCGCGCCTCGCCGCCGGAATCCTCGGCAACGGGCGCAACGTCAGCGCCCACGACACCGTCCCCTTCACGCTGTGGGCCGCCGCCCGCAATCTCGACGACTTCGAGCGCGCCTTCTGGACCACCGCCCAGGCGGGCGGTGACATCGACACCACATGTGCGATCGTCGGCGGCGTCGTCGGCGCACGCGTCGGCTCCGGCGGCCTGCCACCCGGCTGGCTGCGGGCCTGCGAGCCGATGCCCCGCTGGGCGGCCGTACCCGGCCCGGAGCACCCGGCCGCCGGACCGGTGCCACCGCCCGCGGACGGCTCGGATCCGAGCCGCTGA
- a CDS encoding DUF4291 domain-containing protein, whose translation MNVPYRQIRAVYTEESITVYQAYDPAIAGPAVAAQSFVPPFRRERMTWIKPSFLWMMYRCGWATKPGQRRVLAIEITRDGFEWALANSCLSHYDRERHADRDAWAERLRRSPVRIQWDPERDGRLNALPYRSLQIGLSGEAVDRYTDEWITAVTDVTDLAGAVRAGEHGALPAERPYPLPPDVAEIVGADPG comes from the coding sequence ATGAACGTGCCCTACCGGCAGATCCGTGCCGTCTACACCGAGGAGTCGATCACCGTCTACCAGGCCTACGACCCGGCCATCGCCGGTCCGGCCGTCGCCGCCCAGAGTTTCGTCCCGCCGTTCAGGCGTGAGCGGATGACCTGGATCAAGCCGTCGTTCCTGTGGATGATGTACCGGTGCGGCTGGGCCACCAAGCCCGGCCAGCGGCGCGTCTTGGCCATCGAGATCACGCGTGACGGCTTCGAGTGGGCGCTGGCGAACTCCTGCCTCAGCCACTACGACCGTGAGCGGCACGCCGACCGGGACGCATGGGCGGAACGGCTCAGGAGGAGTCCGGTCCGGATCCAGTGGGATCCCGAACGCGACGGCCGGCTGAACGCCCTGCCGTACCGGTCCCTGCAGATCGGCCTGTCCGGCGAGGCCGTGGACCGCTACACCGACGAGTGGATCACTGCCGTCACCGACGTCACGGACCTGGCCGGCGCGGTCCGGGCGGGAGAGCACGGGGCCCTCCCGGCCGAGCGGCCTTACCCGCTCCCACCGGACGTGGCGGAGATCGTCGGCGCCGATCCCGGATGA
- a CDS encoding NUDIX domain-containing protein, with amino-acid sequence MPTLAVRQAARVVVLDEDDRLLLLRYEENGGFWATPGGSLELGEDHQAAALREAREELGVERIDLGPQLAVRSKEHLVGGRPVRQVEKYYVARVRAADVDPERATQPDDIRAWRWWTLPELSTGGQTVYPIGLGDLVADYLVNGDSGTSAEII; translated from the coding sequence ATGCCCACCCTTGCTGTGCGTCAGGCCGCTCGCGTCGTCGTCCTTGACGAGGACGACCGGCTGCTTTTGCTCCGTTACGAGGAAAATGGTGGCTTCTGGGCTACCCCTGGTGGGTCGCTGGAGCTCGGCGAGGACCACCAGGCGGCCGCGTTGCGGGAGGCCCGTGAGGAGCTCGGCGTTGAGCGCATCGACCTCGGTCCTCAGCTCGCGGTCCGCAGCAAGGAACATCTCGTCGGCGGCCGGCCGGTACGGCAGGTAGAGAAGTATTACGTCGCCCGGGTTCGCGCCGCTGACGTTGACCCTGAACGAGCGACCCAGCCCGACGACATCCGCGCCTGGCGCTGGTGGACCCTGCCTGAGCTGTCCACCGGCGGCCAGACCGTCTACCCGATCGGGCTAGGCGACCTCGTTGCCGATTACCTGGTCAACGGCGACTCGGGCACATCCGCAGAGATCATTTGA
- a CDS encoding acyl-CoA dehydrogenase family protein, which produces MTVERVLPTAEAHDLLELVRDLIAKEVAPRASADESAGRFPREVFTTLGRAGLLGLPYPEEHGGAAQPYEVYLQVIEELAAGWLAVGLGLSVHTLSCFPVAAYGTPEQRAALLPDMLGGEWLGAYCLSEPQSGSDAAALATRAVPGADGYTVDGVKAWITHGGAADFYTLMARTADDGGRGISCFHVPAGTEGLSFGRPERKMGMKASPTAQVRFDSVRLVPDALLGAEGEGFRIAMAALDGGRLGIAACAVGVAQAALDAAGAYARERRQFGSRIVDFQGIGFMLADMATQIAAARALYLDAARLREAGRPYGTQAAMAKLFATDMCMKVTTDAVQVLGGYGYVEDFPVERYMREAKVLQIVEGTNQVQRLVISRALAKG; this is translated from the coding sequence TTGACCGTTGAGCGTGTGCTGCCGACCGCCGAGGCTCACGACCTGCTGGAGCTGGTCCGTGATCTGATCGCCAAGGAGGTCGCGCCCCGGGCGTCGGCCGACGAGTCCGCCGGGCGCTTCCCCCGCGAGGTGTTCACCACCCTCGGCCGGGCCGGGCTGCTCGGACTGCCCTACCCCGAGGAGCACGGTGGCGCGGCGCAGCCGTACGAGGTCTACCTCCAGGTGATCGAGGAGCTCGCCGCCGGCTGGCTGGCGGTCGGCCTCGGCCTGTCGGTGCACACCCTGTCGTGCTTCCCCGTCGCCGCCTACGGCACCCCCGAACAGCGCGCCGCGCTGCTGCCGGACATGCTCGGCGGTGAGTGGCTGGGCGCCTACTGCCTGTCGGAGCCCCAGTCCGGGTCCGACGCCGCCGCCCTGGCCACCCGCGCCGTGCCCGGCGCCGACGGCTACACCGTGGACGGGGTCAAGGCCTGGATCACCCACGGGGGCGCCGCCGACTTCTACACCCTGATGGCCCGCACCGCGGACGACGGCGGGCGCGGCATCTCCTGCTTCCACGTGCCCGCCGGGACCGAGGGGCTGTCGTTCGGCCGGCCCGAGCGGAAGATGGGGATGAAGGCCTCACCGACCGCCCAGGTGCGCTTCGACTCGGTACGGCTCGTACCCGACGCGCTCCTGGGCGCGGAGGGTGAGGGTTTCCGCATCGCCATGGCCGCCCTGGACGGCGGCAGGCTCGGCATCGCCGCCTGCGCCGTCGGCGTGGCCCAGGCCGCCCTCGACGCCGCGGGCGCCTACGCCAGGGAGCGCCGCCAGTTCGGCTCGCGCATCGTCGACTTCCAGGGGATCGGCTTCATGCTCGCCGACATGGCCACCCAGATCGCCGCCGCCCGCGCCCTCTACCTGGACGCCGCCCGCCTGCGCGAGGCGGGCCGGCCGTACGGCACGCAGGCCGCCATGGCCAAGCTGTTCGCCACCGACATGTGCATGAAGGTCACCACCGACGCCGTTCAGGTCCTGGGCGGCTACGGCTACGTCGAGGACTTCCCGGTCGAGCGTTACATGCGCGAGGCCAAGGTCCTGCAGATCGTCGAAGGCACCAACCAGGTCCAGCGCCTGGTGATCAGCCGCGCCCTCGCCAAGGGCTAG
- a CDS encoding M24 family metallopeptidase, which translates to MESSDLYPVARLAAAREATAAAGLGALLLTPSPDLRYVTGYEALPLERLTCLVLPTEGDAFLMVPRLELAAAEHSPASRLGIEFVPWDETDDPYAVVAARLGEVAKVGLADRMWAMQSLRFRDAIPGAEQVLAGTVLRGLRMRKSPAEVAALREAGAAIDAVHAQVPGFLRAGRTEREVGRDIAEAIVAAGHSTVDFVIVGSGPNGASPHHELSDRVIQAGEPVVVDIGGQMPSGYCSDSTRVYSVGEPPSDFAKYYEVLQRAQEAACEAVRPGVPCEAIDAAAREVIDAEGYGERFIHRTGHGIGLETHEEPYIVAGNTEPLAPGFAFSVEPGIYLRGAHGARIEDILVCTEEGGERVNHRPRELVIV; encoded by the coding sequence ATGGAGTCTTCTGACCTTTATCCCGTCGCCCGTCTGGCCGCAGCCCGGGAGGCGACCGCCGCCGCCGGCCTCGGCGCGCTGCTGCTGACGCCGAGTCCCGACCTCCGTTACGTGACCGGTTACGAGGCCCTGCCGCTGGAGCGGCTCACCTGCCTGGTGCTGCCAACCGAGGGCGACGCCTTCCTCATGGTGCCCCGCCTGGAGCTGGCCGCCGCCGAGCACTCGCCGGCGTCGAGGCTCGGCATCGAGTTCGTGCCCTGGGACGAGACCGACGATCCTTACGCCGTCGTCGCCGCCCGCCTGGGCGAAGTCGCGAAGGTGGGCCTGGCCGACCGCATGTGGGCGATGCAGTCGTTGCGCTTCCGCGACGCGATCCCCGGTGCCGAACAGGTGCTCGCCGGGACCGTCCTGCGGGGGCTGCGCATGCGCAAGAGCCCGGCCGAGGTGGCCGCGCTGCGCGAGGCGGGTGCCGCGATCGACGCCGTGCACGCCCAGGTGCCCGGCTTCCTGCGGGCCGGCCGTACCGAGCGTGAGGTCGGCAGGGACATCGCCGAGGCGATCGTCGCGGCGGGACACTCGACCGTCGACTTCGTCATCGTCGGCTCCGGGCCCAACGGCGCCAGCCCGCACCACGAACTGTCCGATCGGGTCATCCAGGCCGGTGAGCCGGTCGTGGTCGACATCGGCGGCCAGATGCCCAGCGGCTACTGCTCCGACTCCACCAGGGTCTACTCCGTGGGGGAGCCCCCTTCCGACTTCGCGAAGTACTACGAGGTGCTCCAGCGCGCCCAGGAGGCCGCCTGCGAGGCCGTACGGCCCGGCGTCCCCTGTGAGGCGATCGACGCCGCCGCGCGGGAGGTGATCGACGCCGAGGGGTACGGAGAGCGCTTCATCCACCGCACCGGCCACGGCATCGGCCTGGAGACCCACGAGGAGCCCTACATCGTCGCGGGCAACACCGAACCGCTGGCGCCGGGCTTCGCCTTCTCCGTCGAGCCGGGCATCTACCTGCGCGGGGCCCACGGCGCCCGCATCGAGGACATCCTGGTCTGCACCGAGGAGGGGGGCGAGCGGGTCAACCACCGGCCTCGCGAACTCGTCATCGTGTAA